From the genome of Oncorhynchus masou masou isolate Uvic2021 chromosome 15, UVic_Omas_1.1, whole genome shotgun sequence:
tcattatcctgctggaaggtgaaccttcaccccagtctgaggtcctaagcgctctgaagcaggttttcatcaaggatctctctgtactttcctccgttcatctttaccttgatcctgactagtctcccagtccctgccactgaaaagaatccccacatcatgatgctgccaccaccatgcttctccgtagggctggtgccaggtttcctccagacgcttggtattcaggccaaagggttcaatcttggttacaccagaccagataatcttgtttatcGTGgtctccaagcaggctgtcatgtgccttttactcaggagtgacttccgtctggccactccaccataaaggacagattggtggagtgctgcagtgatggttgtccttctggaaggttctcccatctccagagaggaactctggagctctgtcagagtgaccatcaagttcttggtcacctccctgaccaagctcTTCTCCctctattgctcagtttggctgggcgccagctctaggaatagtcttggtggttccaagcttcTTTCATTTtacaatgatggaggccactgtcatgacgttgccctctttgggtacagcgagcaccatcACCCGCTCTCTGCTCCTTCaaccaggctgctgtggtcagtgaGGTCGTATATTCCTAGggaagaccctgccacatggccacacagtatagagatggagtgaagtttcatagagaacaaaggaatttcttccacctcacagaacttgaggtccgaacaacgtTTACgttccggagaaggtataaaagatcggtgaagaatccagctacgaactggtccgtttgttacaacttggggaagctcatgggagacggtgcggccacattaccataacgatgtttatataatagcctcagatatgaggtttacatctaattattgtataagatgaataagtgagtatgatactgtttgtaaaattgtgtaatgtgattttggaatgtttaatgaaggaaactccaattcccttttgagttgaactaaatcagaggaccgcccatgagcccagttagggtcaggcatcctgggacagccccttttctgaaattccgaataaaaccccaaTCTTGAGAATTCCTCAagtagaccatgtttctctcaatcacgggaggacaaaggttgcagaccattgctgaatcttttaaccatgtggttaaactcttagactatcgataccgacagaataagaacaagtctttgatattaattactagtctgcagctaggaattcggtatcaatCAACACAAAGAACAACCGCTGAAACATCCCTTCTAttctttttttttaactaggcaagtcagttaagaacaaattcttattttcaatgacggcctaggaacagtgggttaactgcctgttcaggggaagaacgacagatttgtaccttgtcagctcggggatttgaacttgcaaccttccggttactagtccaacactctaaacactaggctaccctgccacccccataatgaatgaatgaatgaatgtcactctgaacaacaactatctactgtttgtttatgcatttctgtgaattactagtaataaataaatgatttaagacaattgatgtatggatgactcatagtgaagactgggttcgtgcagataaccaacaatttactatgtttggaatgagactaacgtgaggtaaagtaaataatgaaTTAATCAGAAGattattgatcagatatgaaaatatcggaaaggttatattgggaaattataattttgtaatctgaatattttccttggtgccgcgacttcctagttaattacagttacatgattaatcagtttgatcgtgtaatactaattacagaaaATCTTTGATAAAAtctaagtcttcaatttaatgatagtaaagacacgacaccactgtattcttggggaccttcaataataCAGACATATATTTTTTggttgtgcctcgacacaatcctgtctcagagctctacggacaatttcttcgacctcatggcttgttttttttctgACAGGATGTTTCCAAtgtccaatgaagttgtagaaacatctcaaggatgatcaatgaaaacagggtgcacctgagctcaattttgagtctcatagcaaagggtctgaatacttacgtaaataaggtatttctgttttttgtttttaataaattagcaaagatctctttgtcattatgaggtattgttaatagattgatgtggaaaatgttttatttaatcaattttagaataaggctgtaatgtaacaaaaaggggtctgaatattttccaaatgcactgtactttTCTCACATAATAAGGTTGGATGGAGACCTGGTTTATGACAGAAAAAAATCTTTACATAATGCAGGATAATATTTATTGTTGTTAGGTAATAACAGAATACTGAATGAGTTTTCGTTTCCCCAGTAAACTTTGTATTTATGCTATGTATAATAGGCTATTGGTTAAGTTTGGTTATGGTAGTACTATATATTAGTGAGGTTAGGAGTTCTTCCAGGTCAACTGGTCAGTATATTAATCATAACACCTTTCCTATTTTCAGTGCCTTCTCACTCTAAGGATCCCGATGGCTACCTGAGGCCAGTGATGTTGGCCATGCAGCACTACAACTCCTCAGGCCTGGCTGCCCCCAATCTCCTCCCCAACCAGACCTGGGGGGTGGAGGGTGTGCCGGCCATGGCCTGGAGGGCAAACATCACCACAGAGAGGCCCATGTCTCCCCCCAGTAACCCCACTGCAGCTGGCCTCTCCATGACCCTGGGCATCCTGTCCAACATTGTAGCCCTGGTCATCCTGGCGAAAGCCTATGCCCGCCTGCGCCGCCGCTCCAAGGCCACCTTCCTGCTCTTTGCCAGTTCCCTGGTGGCCACAGACTTTGCCGGCCACGTCATCCCCGGTGCACTGGTGTTGAGGCTGTACTCAGCTGGGGCTGCGACTGGGCCCTTAGGTCTCGCTGCCACCGATGCCCCCTGCCAGTTCCTAGGGGGTagcatggtgttcttcggcttgtgcCCATTGTTCCTGGGCTGTGCCATGGCTGCTGAGCGCTGCCTGGGTGTCACACAGCCCCTGCTCCATGCCTCACTGGTCACCACGGCTCGCACCAAGATGGCACTAGCTCTCATCTGGCtgctggctctgtgtgtggcctTCCTGCCCTTCTTCAGGCTGGGGGCCTACACCTACCAGTACCCCGGGACCTGGTGCTTCATCAGTGTCCTGGGAGAGACTCAGGAGACGGACGTGGCCTTTGTCATGCTGTTCTCTGGACTGGGCCTGGCCTCTCTGACTGTGGCCCTGGTGTGTAATACCATCAGTGGGGTCACGCTGGTGCTTGCCAGACTGCGTAAGAAGTGTAAGACCTGCTACCATCGCTCAGCCAAGTCCCATGACATTGAGATGGTGGCCCAGCTGGTGGGCATTATGATCACTTCTTGCATCTGCTGGAGCCCCCTGCTGGTGAGTTGGAAAAGTTCAGTTCACTGAAGTTCACAATTCTGCATGAATCAGGGTAGGGGTCAAAACTATCTTTATTGTGTTCCATTCGGGAATTAAGGTCTCTTTTCAGTCCTTATCATGGGAATTCAGCGCTACAGCataattgaaaggcaatgctcccACGTTAGCGGCTACTGCATCCACGGTAAACACTTCGTATGTCTGCTCAATCGGGAAATCCCACATGAAAAAAGACtagtatactatggtataaatCAGGGCTCTCCAACGCTGTTCCTGGAAAGCTGCCTTCTTGTAGGTTTTTGCTCAAATCCCaatctagcgcacctgattctaataagtATCTGGTTGATAAattgaatcaggttagttacaactggggttggagtgaaaacctacggGAGTGTCgctctccaggagcagggttggagagccctggtttaaatactatagtattcactgtagtgtttttgctgacttccctgtagtattcactgtagtgctTTGCAATATATTAATGTAGTACTTATTatggtgtttttgttttattatttttgatATAGAAGTAGAGGTTTTCTCCTTCATGAAACCTACTAAATGAGCACGAATTCCATAACCTGTAAGTCAATCAGCCAGCCTGAAATCTTACCAAATAATTCAACACTTCTGCTATTTTCTATTACATAATATCttctatacttggcatgtaggtttctcacttatgggtggcacaaattgggatatggggaggggaatgggcagggtatatgcaaatgAAATACTGTTGTCTTTACTATAATAAAAAAGGTTTGTGTTTGTgcggactgtagtgtttttgcggacattactgtagtatttactacaaTGTTCTTTTGCGGATCATACTGTAATATTAActgtagtattctacagtatactacaacattctatagtaagtactacacatgattgaGGGATACTACcatgtgtagtatagtattctacagtatactacagtttactatagaattctatagtaaactgtagtaatGTTTCATGtgggttacatttacatttctaTTTCGCTTCAgcaatacagattgaatagagtcTGTGGGAAAAGttacaggggagaagaggggggatgaatgagccaattggaagctggggatgattactTGGCCATAATGGTATGAGGGTCAGAATGGAGATGAAGCCAGGACACTGAGAACACCCCAACTCTTAAGATAAGTGCATTgagatctttagtgaccacagagagtctgGACACCTGCTTACTGTCTCACCCAAAAGACGGCACCCTGCACAGggaaatgtccccaatcactgccctgggatcTTTTTGTTTTTGACGAGACTAGAGTGCCtcttactggccctccaacatcacttccagcagcatctggtcgcCCATCCATGGCCAACCAGGACTGACCCACCCTGTTAAGCTTCAGAGACAAACCAGTAGTGAGATGCAGGGTGGTAAAAGCATAAAATAATATTGTAAAAATGCTCAGCTAACAAAAGTAATTCATCCTCTGTAAATTTCCAAGATATTCTGCCCCATAAACTCAAAGGCCTGAAATAATATAGAAAATCTCTGCTAACAATCCAGTACTATTTCATCCTCTTTTTGTACACCTTCTGAAATAGACACTTTCCAGTTCCCAGTCATAAACACTATGATTCAGAATACTGCACCTAAAACAGATGGATAGACATGGTGTACTGCACCAAGGCTATAAATGAATAGTCATGGTGGGCCCTTGCATTGACTAGATGGAATAAATTATTTAAGGTAATGCCATTATGAAGGACTTGAATAACAGATTTCAGATTGGGTGACATTGAAAATGTTACAGCTTCTCTACTTTTCCAGTCTTCTGGGAAAGAGGAATATTAGCCAACTAAAATAATTTCATACAAAATCATGGT
Proteins encoded in this window:
- the LOC135555483 gene encoding prostaglandin E2 receptor EP1 subtype-like, whose product is MLAMQHYNSSGLAAPNLLPNQTWGVEGVPAMAWRANITTERPMSPPSNPTAAGLSMTLGILSNIVALVILAKAYARLRRRSKATFLLFASSLVATDFAGHVIPGALVLRLYSAGAATGPLGLAATDAPCQFLGGSMVFFGLCPLFLGCAMAAERCLGVTQPLLHASLVTTARTKMALALIWLLALCVAFLPFFRLGAYTYQYPGTWCFISVLGETQETDVAFVMLFSGLGLASLTVALVCNTISGVTLVLARLRKKCKTCYHRSAKSHDIEMVAQLVGIMITSCICWSPLLIFGLMSVTWSYSGSISNDQDTYRRLMVMGVRLASWNQILDPWVYILLRRAVLRKIYRITKSRASFKNSTFRHWDISSFQNSEKINTVNRI